A genomic window from Panthera tigris isolate Pti1 chromosome B4, P.tigris_Pti1_mat1.1, whole genome shotgun sequence includes:
- the C1QL3 gene encoding complement C1q-like protein 3: MVLLLVILIPVLVSSAGTSAHYEMLGTCRMVCDPYGGTKAPSTAATPDRGLMQSLPTFIQGPKGEAGRPGKAGPRGPPGEPGPPGPVGPPGEKGEPGRQGLPGPPGAPGLNAAGAISAATYSTVPKIAFYAGLKRQHEGYEVLKFDDVVTNLGNHYDPTTGKFTCSIPGIYFFTYHVLMRGGDGTSMWADLCKNNQVRASAIAQDADQNYDYASNSVVLHLEPGDEVYIKLDGGKAHGGNNNKYSTFSGFIIYAD, translated from the exons atggtgctGCTGCTGGTTATCCTCATCCCGGTGCTGGTGAGCTCGGCCGGCACGTCGGCGCACTACGAGATGCTGGGCACCTGCCGCATGGTCTGCGACCCCTACGGGGGCACCAAGGCGCCCAGCACGGCCGCCACGCCCGACCGCGGCCTCATGCAGTCCCTGCCCACCTTCATCCAGGGCCCCAAAGGCGAGGCCGGCAGGCCGGGGAAGGCGGGCCCGCGCGGGCCCCCCGGTGAGCCCGGGCCGCCGGGTCCCGTGGGCCCTCCGGGCGAGAAGGGCGAGCCCGGCCGCCAAGGCCTGCCGGGCCCGCCCGGGGCGCCCGGCCTGAACGCGGCCGGGGCCATCAGCGCCGCCACCTACAGCACGGTGCCCAAGATCGCCTTCTACGCCGGCCTCAAGCGGCAGCACGAAGGCTACGAGGTGCTCAAGTTCGACGACGTGGTCACCAACCTCGGTAACCACTACGATCCCACCACGGGCAAGTTCACCTGCTCTATCCCGGGCATCTACTTCTTCACCTACCACGTCCTGATGCGCGGAGGGGACGGCACCAGCATGTGGGCTGATCTCTGCAAGAACAACCAG GTGCGTGCCAGTGCCATTGCCCAAGACGCCGATCAGAATTATGATTATGCCAGTAACAGTGTGGTTCTCCATTTGGAGCCAGGAGATGAAGTCTACATCAAACTAGATGGCGGGAAAGCACACGGAGGAAATAACAACAAATACAGCACATTTTCTGGATTTATTATTTATGCGGACTGA